The Blastococcus sp. HT6-4 genome window below encodes:
- the codB gene encoding cytosine permease, whose amino-acid sequence MSTVRPEDAPAVVDPDYPIDPVPAHARKSLFSLAIVLLGFTFFTPTMLAGAQIGAAFDVTSLIWVLLLGSAVLGVYVAVIGGIGARTGLTTVMMCRYALGRRGAKLASLLLGGTQVGWYGVTVATLAGLTASALEWEGRATEIVLMLVGGALMGVTAYYGYKGMYALSVVSVPLMLVLAGWVTWRSLDEVGGWSGLSAVEPATTMPLATAVTIVVGTFASGGTQAPNWTRFARTPLSGFWACLVAFLIGELLMLGFGAIGAISFGEGDFVLVLYQLGLVGWGLVFLIANLWTTNDNTAYNFGVAGAEIADSRSKKPFVIGGVILGTLLAITGIYENLIQYLVWLGILIPPLGGVVIGDFVARWRRGMPENEALPDVEWRNIAVYVVAAFAAWWSSEAEWFIPPVVGVLVAVVGVLLVQRGRRPAPERVTA is encoded by the coding sequence GTGAGCACCGTCCGTCCCGAGGACGCCCCGGCCGTCGTCGATCCGGACTACCCGATCGACCCGGTGCCCGCGCACGCCCGGAAGTCGCTGTTCTCCCTGGCGATCGTGCTGCTCGGCTTCACCTTCTTCACGCCCACCATGCTGGCCGGCGCCCAGATCGGCGCCGCGTTCGACGTCACGTCGCTGATCTGGGTGCTGCTGCTGGGCAGCGCCGTCCTCGGTGTGTACGTCGCCGTGATCGGCGGCATCGGCGCCCGCACCGGGCTGACCACGGTGATGATGTGCCGGTACGCCCTCGGCCGGAGGGGGGCCAAGCTCGCCTCGCTGCTGCTGGGCGGCACACAGGTCGGCTGGTACGGCGTCACCGTCGCGACCCTGGCCGGCCTCACCGCCAGCGCCCTGGAGTGGGAGGGCCGGGCCACCGAGATCGTGCTCATGCTGGTCGGCGGCGCGCTCATGGGCGTCACCGCCTACTACGGCTACAAGGGCATGTACGCCCTGTCGGTGGTCTCCGTGCCGCTGATGCTCGTGCTGGCCGGCTGGGTCACCTGGCGGTCGCTGGACGAGGTCGGCGGCTGGAGCGGGCTCAGCGCCGTCGAGCCGGCCACCACCATGCCGCTGGCCACCGCGGTCACCATCGTCGTCGGCACGTTCGCCTCCGGCGGCACCCAGGCGCCCAACTGGACCCGGTTCGCCCGCACGCCGCTCAGCGGTTTCTGGGCCTGCCTGGTCGCCTTCCTGATCGGCGAACTGCTGATGCTGGGCTTCGGCGCGATCGGGGCGATCTCCTTCGGCGAGGGCGACTTCGTCCTGGTGCTGTACCAACTGGGGCTGGTCGGCTGGGGGCTGGTCTTCCTCATCGCCAACCTCTGGACGACGAACGACAACACCGCCTACAACTTCGGCGTCGCGGGCGCCGAGATCGCCGACTCGCGGTCGAAGAAGCCGTTCGTGATCGGCGGCGTGATCCTCGGGACGCTGCTGGCCATCACCGGCATCTACGAGAACCTCATCCAGTACCTGGTGTGGCTGGGCATCCTGATCCCGCCGCTGGGTGGCGTGGTGATCGGCGACTTCGTGGCGCGGTGGCGGCGCGGCATGCCGGAGAACGAGGCGCTCCCGGACGTCGAGTGGCGCAACATCGCCGTCTACGTCGTGGCCGCGTTCGCCGCCTGGTGGAGCAGCGAGGCCGAGTGGTTCATCCCGCCGGTGGTCGGCGTCCTCGTCGCCGTCGTGGGCGTGCTGCTGGTGCAGCGCGGACGGCGCCCGGCCCCGGAGCGCGTCACGGCGTGA
- a CDS encoding lipase: MRRAGRRLVTAVAAAVLAVGGGTAVAVPAAGATGEFAPLDQKGPRLSVPKADLDAALSCNGSLRGLGQDPILLVPGTTLTPEVNFGWNYMRAFDQRGWRWCALTLPTDATGDIQVAGEHVVHALRTMSRESGRDVDVVGYSQGGMVPRWALRFWPDTRDLVDDVIGLSPSNHGTVLADVSCEQECTPANHQQASLSRFMQALNSGAETFAGIDYTVAYTATDEIVVPNTPPNASSALRTGDGRIANIALQEVCPANAADHFAIGSYDPVGYAIVADALAHDGPAVRSRIPLTVCAQVLHPGVDPVTFASDHAGMVRYATDSTGDAAETPAEPPLAPYVFPRHP, translated from the coding sequence GTGCGCAGAGCAGGACGGCGTCTGGTGACGGCGGTAGCCGCCGCGGTGCTGGCGGTGGGCGGCGGAACGGCGGTGGCCGTCCCGGCGGCCGGCGCGACCGGGGAGTTCGCCCCGCTCGACCAGAAGGGGCCGCGGCTGAGCGTCCCGAAGGCGGACCTGGACGCCGCCCTGTCCTGCAACGGCTCCCTGCGCGGGCTGGGGCAGGACCCGATCCTGCTGGTGCCCGGCACGACGCTGACGCCCGAGGTCAACTTCGGGTGGAACTACATGCGCGCGTTCGACCAGCGTGGCTGGCGCTGGTGCGCGCTCACCCTGCCCACCGACGCCACCGGCGACATCCAGGTGGCGGGGGAGCACGTGGTCCACGCGCTGCGGACCATGAGCAGGGAGTCGGGGCGCGACGTCGACGTCGTCGGGTACAGCCAGGGCGGCATGGTGCCCCGCTGGGCGCTCCGGTTCTGGCCGGACACCCGCGACCTCGTCGACGACGTGATCGGGCTCAGCCCGTCCAACCACGGCACCGTGCTCGCCGACGTCTCCTGCGAGCAGGAGTGCACGCCCGCGAACCACCAGCAGGCGTCGCTGTCGCGGTTCATGCAGGCGCTCAACAGCGGTGCGGAGACGTTCGCCGGCATCGACTACACGGTCGCGTACACGGCCACCGACGAGATCGTCGTCCCGAACACGCCGCCGAACGCGAGCTCGGCCCTGCGCACCGGCGACGGCCGGATCGCCAACATCGCCCTGCAGGAGGTGTGCCCGGCCAACGCGGCCGACCACTTCGCCATCGGCAGCTACGACCCCGTGGGCTACGCCATCGTCGCCGACGCCCTCGCGCACGACGGGCCGGCCGTGCGGAGCCGGATCCCGCTCACCGTCTGCGCCCAGGTCCTGCACCCCGGTGTGGACCCCGTGACGTTCGCGTCCGACCACGCCGGGATGGTGCGGTACGCCACCGACAGCACGGGCGACGCCGCGGAGACCCCGGCCGAGCCGCCGCTCGCGCCGTACGTCTTCCCGCGGCACCCCTGA
- a CDS encoding EAL domain-containing protein: MATGPGERELPLDVRSSAGSSGRDAALVEAVLDALASPTVLLDPAGRVVLANSAWTAAGQERRTPILPGQDYHALALQLRDDADGRRLVRELRELSNGERAEVSVDRSIPDPTGTATSWFHVQASRVDQVGHVVVTHTDVTSRVQAERAADWRARHDHLTELPNRAHLHELIDAELRRTDRPALAVLFLDVDGFKEVNDSLGHDVGDELLRQLAGRLLGETRAQDTVGRLGGDEFVVLCRDCDIDGAELLARRCHAAFDEPFDLGGRVHRLSASIGVTAVGAGHEPGIRSADLVRDADLAMYSAKAAGRNRVQVFDPDLRITVQRKRQLLAELREAVDEGQLLLHYQPIVEVATGVVTGTEALVRWQHPEQGLLGPCEFVPLAEQQPDLLLALTRWVLGEACRQTVAWEAQGVSVVTGVNVAAAHLGTGTLVEDVSRALDAAGLDPRRVVVELTETSAAEDPVGAAEQIARLRDLGVQTSIDDFGSGFSSLSQLVSIPAGVLKIDRSLVAGADDPHGHSAAAIAAVVGLARACGMRSLAEGVETAAQMQRVVELDCWYAQGFHIARPMPAGEFARWVRAWSGQVLPA; this comes from the coding sequence GTGGCGACGGGACCGGGCGAGCGCGAGCTGCCCCTCGACGTGCGCAGCAGCGCGGGCTCCTCCGGCCGGGACGCCGCCCTCGTGGAGGCGGTGCTCGACGCGCTGGCCTCCCCGACCGTGCTCCTCGACCCGGCCGGCCGGGTGGTCCTGGCCAACTCGGCATGGACGGCCGCGGGGCAGGAACGCCGGACGCCGATCCTGCCGGGCCAGGACTACCACGCGCTGGCCCTGCAGCTGCGCGACGACGCCGACGGCCGCCGGCTGGTGCGCGAGCTGCGCGAGCTGTCGAACGGCGAGCGCGCCGAGGTCTCGGTCGACCGCTCGATCCCCGACCCGACGGGCACCGCCACGAGCTGGTTCCACGTGCAGGCGTCGCGAGTGGACCAGGTCGGCCACGTGGTCGTCACGCACACCGACGTGACCTCCCGCGTGCAGGCGGAGCGGGCCGCGGACTGGCGGGCCCGCCACGACCACCTCACCGAGCTGCCCAACCGCGCCCACCTGCACGAGCTGATCGACGCCGAGCTCCGGCGCACCGACCGGCCGGCGCTGGCCGTCCTGTTCCTCGACGTGGACGGCTTCAAGGAGGTCAACGACTCGCTCGGCCACGACGTCGGCGACGAGCTGCTCCGGCAGCTGGCCGGCCGGCTCCTCGGCGAGACGCGGGCGCAGGACACCGTGGGCAGGCTGGGCGGCGACGAGTTCGTCGTGCTCTGCCGCGACTGCGACATCGACGGGGCGGAGCTGCTGGCCCGGCGCTGTCACGCGGCCTTCGACGAGCCCTTCGACCTCGGCGGCCGCGTCCACCGGCTCAGCGCCAGCATCGGCGTCACGGCCGTCGGTGCCGGTCACGAGCCCGGGATCCGGTCGGCGGACCTGGTCCGCGACGCCGACCTGGCCATGTACTCGGCCAAGGCGGCCGGACGGAACCGGGTGCAGGTCTTCGACCCGGATCTGCGGATCACCGTGCAGCGCAAGAGGCAGCTGCTCGCCGAGCTGCGCGAGGCCGTCGACGAGGGGCAGCTGCTGCTGCACTACCAGCCGATCGTGGAGGTGGCCACGGGCGTGGTCACCGGCACCGAGGCCCTGGTGCGCTGGCAGCACCCGGAGCAGGGGCTGCTCGGACCGTGCGAATTCGTGCCCCTCGCCGAGCAGCAGCCCGATCTCCTCCTCGCGCTGACCCGCTGGGTGCTGGGGGAGGCGTGCCGGCAGACGGTGGCCTGGGAGGCGCAGGGGGTCTCGGTCGTCACCGGGGTCAACGTGGCAGCCGCACACCTGGGCACCGGCACGCTGGTGGAGGACGTGAGCCGCGCGCTCGACGCCGCCGGGCTCGACCCCCGCCGGGTGGTGGTGGAGCTGACCGAGACCAGCGCCGCCGAGGACCCCGTCGGTGCGGCGGAGCAGATCGCCCGCCTGCGCGACCTCGGGGTGCAGACCTCGATCGACGACTTCGGCAGCGGCTTCTCGTCGCTGAGCCAGCTGGTGTCCATCCCCGCGGGGGTGCTGAAGATCGACCGGAGCCTCGTCGCCGGGGCCGACGACCCGCACGGGCACTCGGCCGCGGCGATCGCCGCCGTCGTCGGGCTCGCCCGGGCCTGCGGCATGCGCAGCCTCGCCGAGGGCGTGGAGACCGCGGCCCAGATGCAGCGGGTCGTGGAACTGGACTGCTGGTACGCGCAGGGCTTCCACATCGCCCGGCCGATGCCGGCCGGCGAGTTCGCGCGGTGGGTGCGCGCCTGGTCCGGGCAGGTGCTGCCGGCCTGA
- a CDS encoding nucleoside deaminase has translation MTVPLDEQTARTWLTVAVEEARAGLAEGGIPIGAALIGRDGTVLGRGRNRRVQDDDPSVHGETDAFRNAGRQSSYRGTTMVTTLSPCWYCSGLVRQFGITRLVVGEAVTFSGGHEWLAEHGVEVLVLDDPECVELMTGFIDANPALWNEDIGEDELVADVEEAR, from the coding sequence ATGACAGTCCCGCTGGACGAACAGACCGCGCGCACCTGGCTGACCGTGGCGGTCGAGGAGGCCCGTGCCGGGCTCGCCGAAGGGGGCATCCCGATCGGGGCCGCCCTCATCGGCCGCGACGGCACCGTCCTGGGCCGCGGCCGCAACCGCCGCGTGCAGGACGACGACCCGTCGGTGCACGGGGAGACCGACGCCTTCCGCAACGCCGGCCGGCAGTCCTCCTACCGGGGCACGACGATGGTCACCACCCTCTCGCCGTGCTGGTACTGCAGCGGCCTGGTGCGCCAGTTCGGCATCACCCGGCTCGTCGTCGGCGAGGCCGTCACCTTCTCCGGCGGGCACGAGTGGCTCGCCGAGCACGGCGTCGAGGTGCTGGTGCTCGACGACCCGGAGTGCGTGGAGCTGATGACCGGGTTCATCGACGCGAACCCCGCGCTGTGGAACGAGGACATCGGCGAGGACGAGCTCGTCGCGGACGTGGAGGAGGCCCGGTGA
- the ftsX gene encoding permease-like cell division protein FtsX — protein sequence MRVNFVLSEVATGLRRNLTMTVAMILTTAISLGLMGTGLLIAGMISEMKEIYYDKVQVSIFLADDVTDEQRQAIQSELESSPEVASFLYESREEAYERFRQQFSQQPELVENTPPDALPESFRVELVNPERYEVIAAEFPNGQDGVDQVRDEGEFLDRLFSLLNGARNATIAVAVVQALAALLLISNTIQLAAFNRRNETNIMRLVGASRWYTQLPFILEAAFAGLIGGLLAAGGLVLTKVLFIDETLEGPIKAGIIPPVEWDAIITNSVIVSGMGVALAAIAAYVTLRLYVRL from the coding sequence ATGCGCGTCAACTTCGTGCTCTCCGAGGTGGCCACCGGGCTGCGTCGCAACCTCACCATGACGGTCGCGATGATCCTGACCACGGCCATCTCGCTCGGCCTCATGGGCACCGGCCTGCTCATCGCCGGGATGATCTCCGAGATGAAGGAGATCTACTACGACAAGGTGCAGGTCTCCATCTTCCTGGCCGACGACGTCACCGACGAGCAGCGGCAGGCCATCCAGTCGGAGCTGGAGTCCTCCCCGGAGGTGGCGAGCTTCCTCTACGAGTCCCGCGAGGAGGCCTACGAGCGGTTCCGGCAGCAGTTCAGCCAGCAGCCGGAGCTCGTGGAGAACACCCCGCCGGACGCCCTGCCGGAGAGCTTCCGCGTCGAGCTGGTCAACCCCGAGCGCTACGAGGTCATCGCCGCCGAGTTCCCCAACGGGCAGGACGGCGTGGACCAGGTGCGCGACGAGGGGGAGTTCCTCGACCGCCTGTTCAGCCTGCTCAACGGCGCCCGCAACGCCACGATCGCCGTCGCCGTCGTGCAGGCGCTGGCGGCGCTGCTGCTGATCTCCAACACCATCCAGCTGGCCGCCTTCAACCGCCGCAACGAGACGAACATCATGCGGCTGGTCGGCGCCTCGCGCTGGTACACCCAGCTGCCGTTCATCCTCGAAGCGGCGTTCGCGGGGCTCATCGGTGGGCTCCTGGCCGCCGGCGGGCTGGTGCTGACCAAGGTGCTCTTCATCGACGAGACCCTGGAGGGACCGATCAAGGCGGGGATCATCCCGCCGGTCGAGTGGGACGCGATCATCACCAACAGCGTCATCGTCTCCGGGATGGGCGTCGCGCTGGCCGCCATCGCCGCGTACGTGACGCTGCGGCTGTACGTCCGGCTCTGA
- a CDS encoding response regulator transcription factor, with amino-acid sequence MTLRVVVAEDQALVRAGLVTILRTDPAIEVVGEAADGETATRLVQARRPDVALLDVRMPVLDGLAATRLIVDRMPSTRVVVLTTFGQDDVVFEALRSGASGFLLKDTRPEDLLATVHAVAAGEARLDPAVTSSVVAHFRAQGPPRPGCGSLPALTAREREVLVLLARGRSNAEIATELVVSIGTVKTHVGSVLAKLGARDRVQAVIAAYENGLVR; translated from the coding sequence ATGACCCTGCGGGTCGTGGTCGCCGAGGACCAGGCGCTCGTCCGAGCGGGCCTGGTGACCATCCTGCGCACCGACCCGGCCATCGAGGTGGTCGGGGAGGCGGCCGACGGGGAGACGGCCACGCGACTGGTGCAGGCCCGGCGTCCGGACGTGGCGCTGCTGGACGTGCGGATGCCCGTCCTCGACGGCCTCGCCGCCACCCGCCTCATCGTCGACCGGATGCCGTCGACGCGCGTGGTGGTGCTGACGACCTTCGGCCAGGACGACGTGGTGTTCGAGGCGCTGCGCTCGGGAGCGAGCGGCTTCCTGCTCAAGGACACCCGGCCGGAGGACCTGCTCGCCACCGTGCACGCCGTCGCGGCAGGGGAAGCGCGGCTGGACCCGGCGGTGACGTCGTCCGTGGTGGCGCACTTCCGGGCCCAGGGACCGCCCCGGCCCGGATGCGGTTCGCTACCGGCGCTCACCGCCCGGGAGCGGGAGGTCCTCGTCCTGCTGGCCCGCGGGCGGAGCAACGCGGAGATCGCCACGGAGCTCGTCGTCTCGATCGGGACCGTGAAGACGCACGTCGGCAGTGTGCTCGCCAAGCTCGGCGCTCGGGACCGTGTGCAGGCCGTCATCGCCGCGTACGAGAACGGCCTCGTCCGCTAG
- the prfB gene encoding peptide chain release factor 2, whose amino-acid sequence MAADFSVVLDELDTTLKSIEAVLDVDRLRREVAELEQQTAAPDLWDDVEAAQALTSKLSYMQGDLRRVEELRGRLEDVGLLHEMAAEENDEATTAETERELESLRKAIDELEVRTLLSGEYDSREALVTIRSEAGGVDAADFAEMLMRMYLRWAERHKYATEVYDVSYAEEAGIKSATFAVKVPYAYGTLSVEQGTHRLVRISPFDNQGRRQTSFAGVEVLPVVEQTDHVEIPENEIRVDVFRSSGPGGQSVNTTDSAVRMTHIPTGIVVSCQNEKSQIQNRAAALRVLQARLLVVRQQEQKAEMDALKGEGSSWGNQMRSYVLHPYQMVKDLRTEQETGNTAAVLDGEIDSFIEAGIRWRRQQEVVPSS is encoded by the coding sequence GTGGCCGCTGACTTCTCCGTCGTCCTGGACGAACTCGACACGACCCTGAAGTCGATCGAGGCTGTCCTCGACGTCGACCGCCTGCGCCGGGAGGTGGCCGAGCTCGAGCAGCAGACGGCCGCCCCCGACCTCTGGGACGACGTCGAGGCCGCGCAGGCCCTGACCTCCAAGCTCTCCTACATGCAGGGTGACCTGCGCCGGGTGGAGGAGCTTCGCGGCCGGCTGGAGGACGTCGGGCTGCTGCACGAGATGGCCGCCGAGGAGAACGACGAGGCGACCACCGCGGAGACCGAGCGGGAGCTCGAGAGCCTGCGCAAGGCCATCGACGAGCTCGAGGTGCGCACCCTGCTCTCCGGTGAGTACGACTCCCGCGAGGCCCTGGTGACCATCCGCTCGGAGGCCGGCGGCGTGGACGCCGCGGACTTCGCCGAGATGCTCATGCGGATGTACCTGCGCTGGGCCGAGCGGCACAAGTACGCGACCGAGGTCTACGACGTGAGCTACGCGGAGGAGGCCGGCATCAAGTCGGCCACGTTCGCGGTCAAGGTGCCCTACGCCTACGGCACCCTCTCGGTCGAGCAGGGCACCCACCGGCTGGTCCGCATCTCGCCGTTCGACAACCAGGGCCGGCGGCAGACCTCCTTCGCCGGGGTCGAGGTGCTGCCCGTCGTGGAGCAGACCGACCACGTGGAGATCCCGGAGAACGAGATCCGCGTCGACGTCTTCCGCTCGTCGGGGCCCGGCGGGCAGAGCGTCAACACCACCGACTCCGCCGTCCGGATGACGCACATCCCGACCGGCATCGTCGTCTCCTGCCAGAACGAGAAGAGCCAGATCCAGAACCGGGCGGCCGCGCTGCGCGTGCTCCAGGCCCGGCTGCTCGTCGTCCGCCAGCAGGAGCAGAAGGCGGAGATGGACGCGCTCAAGGGCGAGGGCAGCAGCTGGGGCAACCAGATGCGTTCCTACGTGCTGCACCCGTACCAGATGGTCAAGGACCTGCGGACCGAGCAGGAGACCGGCAACACCGCGGCGGTCCTCGACGGCGAGATCGACTCCTTCATCGAGGCCGGCATCCGGTGGCGCCGTCAGCAGGAGGTCGTGCCGTCCTCCTGA
- the cutA gene encoding divalent-cation tolerance protein CutA has product MDEECCEVVVTGPDAEWLAGFTRTLVEERLAACGHQLAPIRSVYRWEGAVHDEAEARVALHTRSSLVPAVVARTHELHPYDVPCVIALPLLAGNPAYLRWVADETREP; this is encoded by the coding sequence GTGGACGAGGAGTGCTGCGAGGTCGTGGTGACGGGGCCGGACGCCGAGTGGCTGGCCGGCTTCACCCGCACCCTGGTCGAGGAGCGGCTGGCCGCCTGCGGCCACCAGCTCGCGCCGATCCGGTCGGTGTACCGCTGGGAGGGCGCCGTCCACGACGAGGCGGAGGCGCGGGTGGCGCTGCACACCCGCAGCTCGCTGGTGCCGGCGGTGGTGGCGCGCACCCACGAGCTGCACCCCTACGACGTCCCGTGCGTCATCGCGCTGCCGCTGTTGGCCGGCAACCCGGCCTACCTGCGCTGGGTCGCCGACGAGACCCGGGAACCCTGA
- a CDS encoding DUF6343 family protein has translation MSDPQRPRSREDYERGLPDHHDPTAGIGGARPAQSALTLRLALAIFGLVVCVLGGLGWLAAGLPTWPAVVLFVLGAIAAVDIVVILRRKARGEPG, from the coding sequence ATGAGCGATCCCCAGCGACCCCGTTCCCGGGAGGACTACGAGCGCGGGCTGCCCGACCACCACGACCCGACGGCGGGCATCGGGGGCGCGCGACCGGCCCAGTCGGCGCTGACCCTGCGGCTCGCCCTGGCGATCTTCGGCCTCGTCGTCTGCGTCCTCGGCGGCCTCGGCTGGCTGGCCGCCGGCCTGCCCACCTGGCCGGCCGTCGTCCTGTTCGTCCTCGGTGCGATCGCGGCGGTCGACATCGTCGTCATCCTCCGCCGCAAGGCCCGCGGCGAACCGGGCTGA
- the smpB gene encoding SsrA-binding protein SmpB, whose product MPREQGRKFIAQNKKARHDYSILDTYEVGLVLTGTEVKSLRAGRASLVDGFASIDDGEVWLQHVHIPEYTEGTWTNHAPRRKRKVLMHREEIDKLLGKTREGGLTLVPLDLYFKDGKVKATLALAKGKKSYDKRHDLAERDSRREIQKAFGRYVKGRR is encoded by the coding sequence ATGCCGCGGGAACAAGGGCGCAAGTTCATCGCCCAGAACAAGAAGGCGCGGCACGACTACTCGATCCTCGACACCTACGAGGTGGGCCTGGTGCTCACCGGCACCGAGGTGAAGAGCCTGCGGGCCGGCCGTGCCTCCCTCGTCGACGGGTTCGCCTCGATCGACGACGGCGAGGTGTGGCTGCAGCACGTGCACATCCCCGAGTACACCGAGGGCACCTGGACCAACCACGCCCCGCGTCGCAAGCGCAAGGTGCTCATGCACCGCGAGGAGATCGACAAGCTCCTGGGCAAGACCCGCGAGGGCGGGCTCACGCTCGTGCCGCTGGACCTGTACTTCAAGGACGGCAAGGTCAAGGCCACCCTCGCGCTGGCGAAGGGCAAGAAGTCCTACGACAAGCGGCACGACCTCGCCGAGCGCGACTCGCGCCGGGAGATCCAGAAGGCCTTCGGGCGGTACGTGAAGGGACGGCGCTGA
- the ftsE gene encoding cell division ATP-binding protein FtsE yields MIELQHVTKLYPASGRPALDDVSTEIDKGEFVFLIGSSGSGKSTFLRLLLKEDDPTSGTVSVNGKTLNTMSKWQVPKLRRTMGCVFQDFRLLRNRTVAQNVAFALEVINKPHRTIKRVVPEVLEMVGLEGKANRLPGELSGGEQQRVAIARAFVNRPLVLLADEPTGNLDPETSEGIMLLLERINRTGTTVIMATHDYHIVDSMRRRVIELNGGVLTRDQSRGVYGVGR; encoded by the coding sequence GTGATCGAATTGCAACACGTCACCAAGCTGTACCCGGCCAGCGGCCGGCCCGCCCTTGACGACGTGTCCACGGAGATCGACAAGGGCGAGTTCGTCTTCCTCATCGGCTCCTCCGGTTCGGGCAAGTCGACCTTCCTGCGGCTGCTGCTGAAGGAGGACGACCCGACGTCGGGCACGGTCAGCGTGAACGGCAAGACGCTCAACACCATGAGCAAGTGGCAGGTGCCCAAGCTGCGCCGCACGATGGGCTGCGTCTTCCAGGACTTCCGGCTGCTGCGCAACCGCACGGTCGCCCAGAACGTCGCCTTCGCCCTCGAGGTCATCAACAAGCCGCACCGGACGATCAAGCGGGTCGTCCCGGAGGTGCTGGAGATGGTCGGGCTGGAGGGCAAGGCCAACCGGCTGCCCGGCGAACTCTCCGGTGGTGAGCAGCAGCGGGTGGCCATCGCGCGCGCGTTCGTCAACCGGCCGCTGGTGCTGCTGGCCGACGAGCCCACCGGCAACCTCGACCCCGAGACCAGCGAGGGCATCATGCTGCTGCTCGAGCGGATCAACCGGACGGGCACCACGGTGATCATGGCGACGCACGACTACCACATCGTCGACTCGATGCGCCGTCGCGTCATCGAGCTCAACGGGGGAGTCCTCACCCGCGACCAGTCGCGCGGCGTCTACGGCGTGGGTCGCTAG
- a CDS encoding sensor histidine kinase, producing MKLALPWGSRLEAWGTSPGDVVLAVAVTVVVSSEFGPQWVAEPLVAGLVGVPVLMSLAWRRRFPVAVAVAVCAFGLLLAVTAPGEFAPQFYFLAVLIAVYSCAAETAGRQAVLGGAVTFTLITVAHVMTGDGDAGDFLPWLVWGAPWSAGRLVRRRTLEAAASGRRAAELERQRDAAVREAASRERDRIARELHDVVAHSVSVMVVQAGAERMALGHGHPRTTAALEAVENAGREALTELRSMLAVLRDGREEPPELAPQPDLDQVPTLVDQLRAAGLPVDLRVSGTPAPALPPGLGLSAYRIVQEALTNVLKHAPGARTHVDIRHTADALRLEVRNGAPRERGIRPVAGGRGLIGMRERVALHGGELEAGPHANGWRVAARLPVREPVLR from the coding sequence ATGAAGCTCGCCCTGCCGTGGGGTTCGCGGTTGGAGGCGTGGGGGACCAGCCCCGGTGACGTCGTCCTCGCCGTGGCCGTGACGGTGGTGGTGAGCAGCGAGTTCGGTCCCCAGTGGGTGGCCGAGCCGCTCGTCGCGGGACTCGTCGGGGTCCCGGTCCTGATGTCCCTGGCCTGGCGCCGACGATTCCCGGTCGCGGTCGCGGTCGCCGTCTGCGCGTTCGGTCTCCTGCTGGCCGTGACGGCACCCGGCGAGTTCGCGCCGCAGTTCTACTTCCTGGCGGTGCTCATCGCCGTCTACAGCTGCGCGGCGGAGACAGCCGGTCGGCAGGCGGTGCTCGGCGGCGCGGTGACGTTCACGCTGATCACCGTCGCCCACGTGATGACCGGGGACGGCGACGCCGGCGACTTCCTGCCGTGGCTGGTCTGGGGAGCGCCGTGGTCGGCCGGTCGGCTGGTCCGCCGCCGGACGCTGGAGGCGGCCGCTTCCGGCCGGCGTGCCGCGGAGCTCGAGCGGCAGCGCGACGCCGCCGTCCGCGAGGCCGCGTCGCGGGAGCGCGACCGCATCGCTCGCGAACTGCACGACGTGGTCGCCCACTCGGTGTCGGTCATGGTGGTGCAGGCGGGGGCGGAGCGGATGGCGCTCGGTCACGGACATCCCCGGACGACGGCCGCGCTGGAGGCGGTGGAGAACGCCGGCCGGGAGGCGCTGACCGAGCTGCGGAGCATGCTCGCCGTGCTCCGCGACGGTCGGGAGGAGCCGCCGGAGCTGGCTCCGCAACCGGATCTGGACCAGGTGCCGACGCTCGTCGATCAGCTACGGGCGGCCGGCCTCCCGGTCGACCTCCGCGTCTCCGGAACCCCGGCTCCGGCGTTGCCTCCCGGGCTGGGGTTGTCGGCGTACCGGATCGTGCAGGAGGCGCTGACCAACGTCCTCAAGCACGCGCCCGGCGCGCGTACGCACGTGGACATCAGGCACACCGCCGACGCGCTGCGGCTCGAGGTGCGCAACGGGGCACCCCGGGAGCGTGGGATCCGCCCGGTTGCCGGCGGGCGGGGTCTGATCGGCATGCGGGAACGGGTGGCGCTGCACGGCGGTGAGCTCGAAGCCGGTCCGCACGCGAACGGCTGGCGGGTCGCCGCGCGGCTGCCCGTGCGCGAGCCGGTGCTCAGATGA